From one Rosa rugosa chromosome 4, drRosRugo1.1, whole genome shotgun sequence genomic stretch:
- the LOC133743471 gene encoding uncharacterized protein LOC133743471: MQGGRGGGPGGRGPFDFNDPFAGFGGFGGQGSLMSNVFGGRDPFDDPFFTRPFGGIFDSGFPGMGGGMFPGMGGGMFPGMGGGMFPAMGGSMFPAMGPGMNGDIFSGMRPTGFIENHDQAPERQKSRGPIIEELDSDHEEEEANSEKKENPRKRVGPSNDPYVEHPDDVVEEKKSKHLQSRDNYSQFGAMQSQPQAHSYTFQSSSVTYGGGNGAYYTSSKTRRMGSDGVAFEESKEADTSSGKATHRVSKGLHNKGHSITRKLKDGNADTMQTLHNLNEDELSGFEHAWKGAAQKHMPGLNDQFASYESLGAGGSRHGQASQGGWALPSNDLLQNSGNIIADAQGKAVPSRSQQSGNMREGGTNSSRGRAKD, encoded by the exons ATGCAAGGGGGAAGAGGTGGAGGGCCTGGTGGCAGGGGTCCTTTTGATTTCAATGATCCTTTTGCTGGTTTTGGTGGATTTGGGGGTCAGGGGAGTTTGATGTCTAACGTCTTCGGAGGGAGGGATCCGTTTGATGACCCTTTCTTTACTCGCCCGTTTGGAGGGATATTTGACTCGGGTTTTCCGGGTATGGGTGGAGGCATGTTTCCTGGAATGGGTGGCGGTATGTTTCCTGGAATGGGTGGCGGTATGTTTCCCGCAATGGGTGGCAGTATGTTTCCTGCAATGGGTCCTGGTATGAATGGAGATATTTTTTCAGGTATGCGGCCAACTGGGTTCATTGAGAATCACGATCAGGCTCCAGAGCGGCAGAAATCTAGGGGTCCGATCATTGAGGAACTAGACTCTgatcatgaagaagaagaggctaatagtgagaaaaaggaaaatccGCGGAAACGTGTTGGGCCAAGCAATGATCCTTATGTTGAGCACCCTGATGATGTAGTTGAAG AGAAGAAGAGCAAGCATTTGCAATCTAGGGACAACTACAGTCAGTTTGGTGCTATGCAATCACAGCCTCAAGCTCATAGCTACACATTTCAGAGCTCCAGTGTCACTTATGGCGGTGGTAATGGTGCATACTATACATCTTCCAAGACAAGAAGGATGGGGAGTGATGGG GTTGCTTTTGAAGAAAGTAAGGAAGCTGATACTTCTTCTGGGAAAGCCACACACAGGGTATCTAAGGGGCTCCACAATAAG GGCCATTCAATTACTAGGAAGCTCAAAGATGGTAATGCAGATACAATGCAGACTTTGCATAACCTTAATGAAG ATGAGCTTTCCGGTTTTGAACATGCATGGAAGGGAGCTGCTCAAAAACATATGCCTGGATTGAATGATCAGtttgctagttatgaaagtctAG GAGCTGGCGGCAGCAGACATGGGCAGGCCAGTCAGGGAGGTTGGGCACTTCCTAGCAACGATCTTCTACAGAACTCTGGAAATATCATAGCAGATGCCCAAGGCAAAGCAGTACCTTCTCGGTCGCAGCAGTCTGGTAATATGAGAGAAGGTGGTACTAATTCTTCCCGTGGGAGAGCAAAAGATTAA